GCCTCTGCTTTGTCATGGAATATGCCAATGGAGGGGAGGTGAGTGTcagtggggaggggctgcagctttGGGATAGCTGCGACTCTGCTTGTGCCCAGCTCCGCCCCCTTGTCCTGGGACACCCCCAAGCCTGCTTTTGGCGTTGCTCCTTCCTAGGTATATGGGAGAGGATTGCGTGTGGCTTAAGGAAGTCTTCCTCCTCCAGTGCATGCACCTTTCATCggcttagccccccccccccacctcgccTGCACAGCCTTTGTGAGCGGCTGCAGTGGGCAATTTTCCTGCCTTCATTCCTGTTGCTCACGGAGCTCCCCCTCCCACCgtgtcttcctccccccctccagctctTCTTCCACCTGTCCAGAGAGCGTGTCTTCACTGAGGACCGTGCCCGGTTCTATGGGGCTGAAATTGTCTCTGCCTTGGAGTACCTCCACTCTCGGGACGTGGTTTACCGTGATATCAAGGTAATACTGTTCCATGCTGCCAGTCCCCCGGTCGTCATGTTCTGGCTAGCTGGCAGAATCCCCCTGCATAACTTTCTATGCTGGAGGGCCTGGCACTACTGCTGTGGAACCCATTGGTTGGCATACCGGAGGCCCAGCCTACATACCCAGGAGCACTGCccgagcaggggtgggggagtcaGCCCTGCCAGGAAGTTCCAGCTGGGCTTGGAGGGGGCAGAAAAAGGCCCCCATTCTTGCCTCTTGCAGGCAGGAGCCCTTCTGCAGAGTCATTCCCTGTTGCAAGCAGGACAACAGCTTGCTTCTGGGGCTGCGCCCCACACGTGCGTGGCAAGGCTTTTTCTTCCcacatctgtgttgcagcaggTGGGTGAGCTCAGCCCAGTGCTGGCTTTCAGCACAGACGTACCAAGCAGGTGTCAGGTGCTGAGACAAGCCCCAAGACCCCCTGGAATGCGCAGGTTCCTCCCCCAGCTGCAGTGGCCCAGTCCCAAATGCGAATGCGCCTTCTCTGCCCTTTGGAACCATTGGGTGCCACCCCAAAACCAGGCGCTCTGCAGCGCATGAGTCTCACAGTCCGATTTGGGAGGGCTCCCTTGTGTCCTAATGCTGCACTGTGCCTTTTAGCTGGAGAATCTCATGCTGGACAAAGACGGACACATAAAGATCACTGACTTTGGGCTGTGCAAGGAGGGCATCACCGACGGCGCCACCATGAAGACCTTTTGCGGGACGCCTGAGTACCTGGCCCCAGAGGtagtgctggggggaggcttGTTGGTGGTGGCTGATTGTCCAAAGGGGGGCTGCTCCCCAGTGGGCCAGCAAGGAGGGAGCATCGCAGTGCGAGCTTCactgcctccaggttcagcagcagtccGCCTCTGAGTGCTGGTTGCGGGGATGAGATGACTGGGTAGCGAGAGGGGGCGGtgggtggaccactgtgggaagcagggtgGCGCTGCTGGACTGGAGGgctggcagggctcttctcagAGAGGAGACCTGATCTCCTGGTGGGAACAGTCCTTGCCCTGTTGCTTGTGATGCCTGCAGCTCTGGCGTGGGGGTGTCAAGGTAAGTCGGAGGGCAGGCAGGTTGGACCAGGAAGCAGAAGGGCATGCCAGACTGGAAGTCCCATGAACCAGGGGGGTCTCTGCGGGGGTGGCAGGGGCCTCTTGCCTGCCTGGCCCTGGAGCTGCCAAACGACCCTTGTGCTGGGCGTAGCAACCCTCCAGGGAGGGGGGCTTTGTACCCTTGTGCAGTGTGCCGCTGCTGCACCCCTGTTGTCCAGCCTCGAGAGGAGCGAGACAACCGGTGGAGAGAGCATCCCTTGATGGACCAGAAGGCCGTGTCCCTGTCGTGAGGCCTTCGCCTTGGAAGCCAGTCTCCTGACctgtctttttctccccccccccccgtctgcagGTGCTGGAGGACAACGACTACGGGCGGGCCGTGGACTGGTGGGGCCTGGGAGTGGTCATGTATGAGATGATGTGTGGCCGCCTGCCTTTCTACAACCAGGACCACGAGCGTCTCTTTGAGCTCATCCTCATGGAGGAGATCCGCTTCCCCCGCACGCTCAGCCCCGAAGCTAAGGCCCTGCTGGCTGGACTGCTGAAGAAGGACCCTAAGCAGAGGTTAGGGCCGTGGGgcactggcctctgggggggCAAGCAGGCAGGGACGGGGTGTTACTGGCCAGGATCTGAAGGTCGGACTGAGAACATCAGCTGGGTGACCCGCAGGCAGATCGCCCAGGTGGGGCCCCGGTGGCAGCATGTGAGGGGCTGTGATCTGGGGAACCTCATGGGGCCGTAGTGTATTTTGTGTGCCATGTTCTGAGATTGCAGGGAGGGCTAGAATATGGCAGCAGGCTCAACGGAGGCAGGAGCTGTTGGTTGGTGTGGGCCCAGTAGAAATGGGCCCTTTCCCACTTGGTGAGGggtgcagcacccccccccccacaagaagaAGTAACAAGTCCTTGCTGTGCATGCAGGCTAGGGGGCGGCCCCAATGACGCCAAGGAGGTGATGGAGCACCGGTTCTTCGCTGGCATCAACTGGCAGGACGTGGTTCAGAAGAAGGtaatggggggggaagggagcgccagccagccagccggccacTCCCCTGCCCAGCCCTCCAGGTTCTCACACTGCTCCCTGCAAGCGGGCACGGGGACTGGGGGTGGTCCAGCTCGGGCACAGAGTAAGTGGTCCTTTCTCTTCACAGCTTGTCCCGCCCTTCAAGCCCCAGGTGACGTCTGAAATTGACACTCGGTACTTTGACGACGAGTTCACCGCTCAGTCAATCACCATCACGCCCCCCGACCGCTGTGAGTAGGTTGTGGTGGCTgcacctcctcctgggcccgCCCCCTCCAGTGTGACCCGCTTCTGCCTTCCCACTGAGCTGGGCTTGGAGCCTGATCCAGAGCGGTCCGAGGACTGCTCATTGCCTGGCCCctggtgggatgggggagggaggcagtgtgcTCAGTGGCTGTGCTCTTTGTCCCCAGATGACAGCATGGACCCCCTTGATGCTGACCAGAGGACCCACTTCCCCCAGTTCTCCTACTCGGCCAGCATTCGGGAGTAGGGTGGCAGCCGTCTCACGGGGcccctgaagagagagagagagagaggcgatGGGGCTTGCTGGGTTGCAGAACAGACCGGGGTGGCCCGTGATCGGATTTTTCTCtgtgcctccctggccctgcaaCACCCTGGCAGTTCTAAGGGTCCCGAGCGGACTTTGGGGGCTTACCCCATGCAGCAGGTGAGGGCCCTGCCCCTCCCGCTGTCAGGAAGCCGCTTGGACCAATGGTGTCGTGCTCTGCCCTGCGCATCCTGGTCTCCGAGCCACAGCTTGAAACAAACAGGCCTGAGACTGTCCAGACGCTGGGAAAGGACCTGCCTCCTGCTGTGCTCTCTGCTGCTGGCCAGGTGAAGGGTCTCCCCTGCCGTAGGACTGGGCAGCCGCTGGGAGAATGTGGCTGTGGAACCAGGAGGACCGCTTTGGACACACCGGCGCGTCTCGCTGAAGAGGACATTGTGGCGTGAAGAGCTTGGCGCTCGCGGGCCTTCGCCTGCCTGGGGCAGAGGCTGCCAGCTGCGGAGGGCAGCGGCTGCCTCTCTCACTGTGGCTGCTGCTTGTGCTGCAGTCACCAAAGCAATAAGTATTCTCTCGGACTGCTCTCAGCAGGGCGGTGCTCGCTTGGTGCCTCCGCAGTGGGCCTGGGGCGCAGGCTCTCTGGCCAGCTCTCCCGCTCAGGCCCCCACTCTGTCCCTCCTCCTCAAGCCTTAGCATTAGCCAGACGTCACCCAGCTTGCTTGGGGGCGACACAGCCATCATGGCAGCCCTCCCATGTCACGTGAGCAACAGTCAAGTtgcaaatgcaggggaggggagggggaagtgcaGGGTCGTTCAGCAGGAGAACGGCCCTTTTCCCTGCTCTGCAGCCTCTTCtcagcagctgcctgggaccgGCTTCACAGGCAGAGTCTTCTGCCTCCATTGCTTGCGGTGTGGTTTGCGCACTGCTCAGGGCTACCTCGAGGGGCACAGTCCCCACCGGCAGGCAccatgtctgcctgcctgcctgcctgatgaAGGCCGAGTGCTGTGGCTCTTGGCTATTTGGGCATCTCCACATGTCTCTTGTCCTACTTGCAACTTCAGCAAAAGTCATTCGTCccccgttttgccccctccctggagCATTTTAGAATCCAGACCTTGGCTTTCCAGTCCTCCCCTTGAGCCTCTCAGGCTTGAGTTCCATTGCTGGCAGTGGCCCCTTCCTGTAACCTGCTGGCTGTGTGTAGTTAAGAGGCTAGATGCCTCAATCTGGCACTGCTTTGCCCCCTTGGGTGCTGCTTCCACCTCCAGCCCCTTGGGGCTGCACAGATGCCCCCTTTTCTTGTAGGGGTGCACCTGGTGCCGTCCTGCTTAGATGGGGGTCAGGTGGGTGGAGTGGAAACCAAATCTCGACCCTTGTGTGTGTTGTGGGGCAGTTGAGGATCTCAAGGGACCTCCTGTTCAGGGCTAAAATTTGGCCTGCCTCCTCCAAGAGCAGTTTTGAGAGGAGGCTCAGAAATCATTTCTTAGCCTGGGTTTAGCCTGTTGGTCATGCTTGGCTGTGACCGCTGCATGCAGCCAACAtttctgttggggggggagggcttttacTGCCCTGCTGGGCACTGTGGCCTCTTTCCTTTGACCCGCACTGACCTGCTGACTCAAAGAAGTCCCACTGGGCTTCTTGCTGTGCAAAGAGTCACAGCCTGGCAGAGAAGCGGGCATGTGgtcatgcaggcaggcaggcagctcccTGGGGCAGGTCCTCGGAGTTGTAATTTCCCCAAAGAGCCCTGATTTTTCATTTTACTGTGGCAGCTGCGGCCTGCACCACAGCAGCACTCTGGCTTTTTTGTGCATTCAGCTGCACCTACCGGGGAATGGATGGTGGGGAGGGGCCTAGTCTGGAGATCCCTCCTGTGCTCGGCTTCCCAGTCcacatggataggatttggctgtcggAGGTGtattctctccctctctgctgtGTGCTGAGGCTTCCCTGGTCCACATGCCATGTAATGCAAGATACATTGTCTCCGCCTCACGCTAGAAGAAACACCCACCACCCCTCCCCAAGCCATGCTTGGTTCTGGGAGGTGTGTCTGCGATCGGTTCCACAAGCATGGCTCCCGGAGGACCAGAGCAGGTGCTGTGGTCCGTGGGTCCAGCAAATGTCCTAGACTGGCCTTGGCTTCCCATGGTGCTGGGGCCCCAAgtgagagggcaggaaggagtgtCTTATCCTGTATGACCTGTTGGGAATTAATTGGTCCAACCCTCTGAGCCTAGAATCCTCAGGAGTTGCCCACAATCACTGAGAACATGACTGCAGGAGTGAGCAAGAGGCCTACAGTGGTGTCTGGCCAAAAAGTTCAGATGGTGGGGAGTTGGGGCAGGTTCTGTATGCAGCCTTCAGAGCTGGATCTCCCCTCCTGCCTGTGTGACTGCAGCAGCCCCTTGGAGTGACTGCTGAGGCTTCCCTTCCTAGACAGGCAGCTTTCCTGAGGGCCTGAAACCCCTTGGGTCATGAAAGAACCCCAGAGGGATTTGAGGGGCTGCTGTTGGCAGCAGAGTCTTCCAAACCATGAGACAAGCTGGTGGCTACACTACATGCTATTTGGCAGTGagaagagggcagagcctttGCCCAGATGCCAGGCTCATTTGTGGCTGTGTCCTTTGAGAAGGGAACCGgtgtgggagaggaggaggagcaggcatGGCTTCTGGGATGGGACAAGTAGCCTGCAGAGTTTCAGCAGCTCCTGTGCAGGGGCCTTTGGGAGGTCTGACTCCTGCTGTTTTCTGCAGTGCTCAGCCTCCACTCCCACCCCCCTGCCATGCTTCTGAGGGAAGCGGTACTGGGGCTGTTTCTGCCCACTCTGGATTCTGGTTCTTGCCCCACCCCCAGGGATGGTGCCCAGGCAGGCTGCTGGTTCCGACATTGCCTCTGCTCTTGCACCTGCCATTGTAAGAGAGGTAAGCCCCCCCTCCACCGTGTATATGTGGGAAGGTCTTGTGAGGCtttcaggatctggtggcagtggtggtagaAATAGAGGTGGCCCACTTCTCTTCCTGGCCCCGTGTGGCCTGACTGGTTTAGGCTTTGGGTTGCAGGCAGGCACTCAGCTGCAGCTCGTCTCTTCTGCAGGAGCCAGCCTGCAGTGACCTTCCCGGCCAGCCTTTGGTTGCAGCCTTTCAAAGAGCGCTGCACTCTGAGTGACACCTTCAGCAGCAGCTTCTTCTCTACCCCTCTTGCTGTGTGAGAGACAAACTGCTGCCCTGCACTGGAGCTTGTCCTTTTGCCCCGCTGGGTACGGAGGCAACAGGCTGCCCGCCAGACCGCACTGCTGTGCCAGCTGTGCAGGAGGAGCAGAGGGCAGGCGATAGTCCCTTGAGCTTGTCCTGGAGTCCCAGTGGGCACAGGCTTAAGCTTGCTTAGGCCTGAATTTGAGGGGCGCAGCCTGGTGGTCCCCAATGCAGAAGGGGGCATTGGGTGagttcctcttccccccctcccagtttggCCTTCCATTTCAAGATAAGCCTTAGATGCTCCTCTCACTCCCGTGTGCCCTCCCCCCACGGCCTGGGAGCCTCCCTCAAGTGCTTCAGGGCTTGCTGAGCCGGGCTCTGGCACTCTGCAGGAAACCAGCGCTGGATTGTAACTAGGCGTGCGATGAGTGCAGCCTGCCCATGAGCGCATTTAGGGGCCGCCTGCCTCAAGgtgatgtgtttgttttttttggagggggggttacACTTTTATGCTTGCCACTTGCGGTGGGGGTGAACAGAAGTGGGTTTCTTCCCTTAGTTCTGTAGGTGTGATAGTTAAGTTTGTTAATTTAATACTGACCCTTGTTGGCGACTGTTGATGGGCACTTCTGCAGTGGTGTTAATTTTCCCGAGTGCTGGACTGGCCAGAGAAGTGCATCTGGTGGCCCAACAGCTCACAGACTGTGGCCCCACCTTGTGCCTACAGTCTGTGACATAAAGGGTGGCTTGAGTGGCGGAGCATCTTCTATGCCGGTGGCTGATGGGCCCTGAGCCCTGAAGGCCTCTGGCTTTTGTAAACCTCCAaggtgccttccttccttccccctggatTTGTACGGTACAAGCAATAAAAGTTTTGTTTCTAGGATGTCTGCTGTGGTTCTTGCCCCAGGGCCCTCCTCATGGAGATCCAGTGACTGCCTTTTTCATTGTCCTTTATATATGCCACTTTGAAAGCAAGATTCTTTGAAACAGGTGACAGCAACTGAATGGCTCGCTGCTTGAAAGGGGGCTTCCTGCAAAAGACATCCAGGGCACAGGCGAGGGAAGAGGTGAGGATTGGCAGGGAAGACCATGCAAACTAGCCACCTTGGCAGTTCTTTGCGTCACCCCAGGAATGATCACCCCGAAGAGGAGCCTGCTGCTCCCATCAGGACTGGCCTCCCCATGTCTCCTCTTGATATATGTGCTGCTTCTCACAAGTGCTGGTGAGAACTGGGCTAGCCCCTGAAAGGCCTATGAGGCAGCCGTGCAGGTCCCtctgtggctggctggctcccaGGGAGACACGAAGGCCACAGACAGGCAATTGCCGTCAAGGGccggcaaaggggggggggactggcagagctcatggTAGTGGCCATGCCTCAAGGCCCTCTCCCACTTAGCAATAGCATGTTCCTACCGGCACCTGATTGAATTGCTGGCTTTGCAGTGGCTACTTACCTTGAACGTGCTGgaaaccctagcatgtatgcactgctgaaacagagacgcctgcgttggctcggtcatgttgtgagaatggatgatggccagatcccaaaggatctcctctatggagaactcgtgcaaggaaagtgccctacaggtagaccacagctgcgatacaaggacatctgcaagagggatctgaaggccttaggagtggacctcaacaggtgggaaaccctggcctctgagcggcccgcttggaggcaggctgtgcagcatggcctctcccagtttgaagagacacttggccaacagactgagacaaagaggcaaagaaggaaggcccatagccagggagacagaccagggacagactgcacttgctcccagcgtggaagggattgtcactcccaaatcggccttttcaaccacactagacgctgtgccagaaccaccatccagagcgcgataccatagtcttttgagactgaaggttgcctacttgcttgcttacttacCTTGAGGGAGCAGAGAAATCTGGGCAATTTGAGAGAGCCCCTTGCCCAGGATCTGTGGGTGACAGAATGGCTGTGGGTGTGTGCAACAGCCTTCCCCACACCAGCTTCCCCAGTGGCCTCTGAGAGAAGACATCTGTTTGCCTGTGAGCATGGAAGAAGCTGTAGGCGGCTCTGGGGGAGTGGACCTTGGCTTCTAATCTTTGCTCACTCCAAAGAGGAGCcaagaagaaggggaaggaaagagggacAGAAATAAGGTAAATAAATAAGATGAAAATTAGAGACTCAAGGGACCCTAACTGTGACTGGGATACTGGGTACTTCCTGCcttcccttagagcaggggtgtcaaacataaggaccatGGACTGAATGgagcccccagaagcagtttgtcctgcccctgttataattgggctctctcatatcttgaaaatatgaacaagatctgcacattttctcttctgtcattagcagctaatgaatttctgtgtgagaacaaagggcttatttctggccatcatctgcttaatgacctcacttcctgcttagtgatgtcacttccaccttcAGAAGGTACCATGCgtgctaactttggtcctctgtatgaaaggagtttgacatccctgccctagagcaaGTCCCAAAGTAACTCCTT
This sequence is a window from Tiliqua scincoides isolate rTilSci1 chromosome 10, rTilSci1.hap2, whole genome shotgun sequence. Protein-coding genes within it:
- the AKT2 gene encoding RAC-beta serine/threonine-protein kinase, with amino-acid sequence MTEVSVVKEGWLHKRGEYIKTWRPRYFLLKSDGSFIGYKEKPEMSDHSLPPLNDFSVAECQLMKVERPRPNTFIIRCLQWTTVIERTFHVDSPDEREEWIRAIQMVANSLKNQEPEEDRMDYGSPSDSTGAEEMEVAVTQTRTKATMNDFDYLKLLGKGTFGKVILVREKATGRYYAMKILRKEVIIAKDEVAHTVTESRVLQNTRHPFLTALKYAFQTNDRLCFVMEYANGGELFFHLSRERVFTEDRARFYGAEIVSALEYLHSRDVVYRDIKLENLMLDKDGHIKITDFGLCKEGITDGATMKTFCGTPEYLAPEVLEDNDYGRAVDWWGLGVVMYEMMCGRLPFYNQDHERLFELILMEEIRFPRTLSPEAKALLAGLLKKDPKQRLGGGPNDAKEVMEHRFFAGINWQDVVQKKLVPPFKPQVTSEIDTRYFDDEFTAQSITITPPDRYDSMDPLDADQRTHFPQFSYSASIRE